The following are encoded together in the Cynocephalus volans isolate mCynVol1 chromosome 4, mCynVol1.pri, whole genome shotgun sequence genome:
- the TPBGL gene encoding trophoblast glycoprotein-like: MARRAGRPGLQGPLLPGLLLVAAALSRPAAPCPFQCYCFGGPKLLLRCASGAELRQPPRDVPPDARNLTIVGANLTVLRVAAFAGGDADGEEAEATAPGVRLPHLTALRLTHNNIEVVEDGAFDGLPSLAALDLSHNPLRTLGGGAFRDLPALRSLQLNHALARGGPALLAALDAALAPLAELRLLGLAGNALGRLPPAALRLPRLEQLDAHLNALTGLGPDELHALERDGGLPGPRLLLADNPLRCGCAARPLLAWLRNATERVPDARRLRCASPRALHERPLLDLDEARLLCADGDADGRGEEVEAAGPELEASYVFFGLVLALIGLIFLMVLYLNRRGIQRWMRNLREACRDQMEGYHYRYEQDADPRRAPAPAAPAGSRATSPGSGL; the protein is encoded by the coding sequence ATGGCCCGGCGCGCGGGACGGCCGGGGCTCCAGGGGCCGCTACTGCCAGGGCTGCTGCTCGTGGCGGCGGCGCTGAGCCGGCCCGCTGCGCCCTGTCCCTTCCAGTGTTACTGCTTCGGTGGCCCCAagctgctgctacgctgcgcgTCGGGCGCCGAGCTCAGGCAGCCACCGCGAGACGTGCCACCCGACGCGCGCAACCTCACCATCGTGGGCGCCAACCTGACGGTGCTGCGCGTGGCCGCCTTCGCCGGCGGGGACGCGGACGGGGAGGAGGCGGAGGCGACGGCGCCGGGCGTGCGCCTGCCGCACCTGACCGCGCTGCGCCTCACGCACAACAACATCGAGGTGGTGGAGGACGGCGCCTTCGACGGGCTGCCCAGCTTGGCGGCGCTCGACCTGAGCCACAACCCGCTGCGCACCCTGGGCGGCGGCGCCTTCCGCGACCTGCCCGCGCTGCGCTCGCTGCAGCTCAACCACGCGCTGGCGCGGGGAGGCCCCGCGCTGCTGGCCGCGCTGGACGCCGCGCTCGCCCCGCTGGCCGAGCTGCGTCTCCTGGGCCTGGCGGGCAACGCGCTGGGCCGCCTGCCGCCCGCCGCGCTGCGCCTGCCGCGCCTCGAGCAGCTGGACGCGCACCTGAACGCGCTGACCGGCCTGGGCCCCGACGAGCTGCACGCGCTGGAGCGCGATGGCGGCCTTCCCGGGCCGCGCCTCCTGCTCGCCGACAACCCGCTGCGCTGCGGCTGCGCCGCGCGCCCCCTGTTGGCCTGGCTGCGCAACGCCACGGAGCGCGTCCCCGACGCGCGGCGCCTGCGCTGCGCCTCCCCGCGCGCACTGCACGAGCGGCCTCTCCTGGACCTGGACGAGGCGCGGCTGCTCTGCGCCGACGGCGACGCCGACGGCCGCGGGGAAGAAGTAGAAGCCGCCGGCCCGGAGCTGGAGGCCTCCTACGTCTTCTTCGGGCTGGTGCTGGCGCTCATCGGCCTCATCTTCCTCATGGTGCTCTACCTAAACCGCCGCGGCATCCAGCGCTGGATGCGCAACTTGCGCGAGGCCTGCCGGGACCAGATGGAGGGCTACCACTACCGCTACGAGCAGGACGCGGACCCGCGCCGCGcgcccgcccccgccgcccccgccggCTCCCGAGCCACCTCCCCAGGCTCGGGCCTTTAA